Proteins from a single region of Thiomicrorhabdus sp. Kp2:
- the moaA gene encoding GTP 3',8-cyclase MoaA: MRKELIDPFNRKIEYLRVSVTDKCNYRCGYCMPEQGVHPDGTHTEYLSYDELARIIKAFVNLGVAKVRLTGGEPLVRKNLASLVEEINQYEGLEDIALSTNAHHLGREAEALTKAGITRCNISIDSLKVERFNKITRGGDLVKVLAGVDKALEVGMKPVKFNMVVMKGTNDDEIEAMVDYGLEKGVEVRFIETMPIGPAGVSMMDQHYSADKILARVKKHVGADLIPASGKTHDGPSRNFIIAGTNTKIGVISAVSQHFCETCNRVRLTAKGVLALCLGQEDSVDLRTPLRNGITDAELEQLITDAMLKKPEKHFFNENVHNIEFRQMVQLGG; this comes from the coding sequence ATGCGTAAAGAATTGATAGATCCATTTAACCGAAAAATTGAATACCTTCGAGTCTCAGTCACCGATAAGTGTAATTATCGCTGTGGTTACTGTATGCCTGAGCAAGGTGTGCATCCTGATGGAACACATACTGAATATCTTTCGTATGATGAGTTAGCACGTATTATTAAAGCCTTCGTGAATTTAGGTGTGGCCAAAGTACGATTGACTGGCGGTGAACCATTAGTTAGAAAAAATCTCGCGAGCCTAGTAGAAGAAATAAACCAATATGAAGGTCTTGAAGATATTGCTTTATCAACCAATGCTCACCACTTGGGTCGTGAGGCAGAAGCACTGACTAAAGCGGGAATTACCCGTTGCAATATCTCAATAGACTCATTGAAAGTAGAACGTTTCAACAAGATTACCCGTGGTGGTGATTTGGTTAAGGTTTTAGCAGGTGTCGATAAGGCGCTAGAAGTTGGTATGAAGCCAGTAAAGTTTAATATGGTGGTTATGAAAGGCACCAATGATGATGAAATTGAAGCGATGGTGGATTATGGCTTAGAAAAGGGTGTAGAGGTTCGTTTTATTGAGACTATGCCAATTGGGCCTGCTGGCGTTAGCATGATGGATCAGCATTATTCGGCGGATAAAATACTTGCCAGAGTGAAGAAACATGTCGGAGCAGACTTAATTCCAGCCTCGGGTAAAACCCATGATGGACCTTCTCGTAACTTTATAATCGCTGGTACGAATACTAAAATCGGTGTTATCTCGGCTGTTTCTCAACATTTTTGTGAAACTTGTAACCGCGTACGCTTAACGGCAAAAGGGGTGTTGGCACTTTGTTTAGGTCAGGAAGATTCTGTTGATCTAAGAACGCCATTACGTAACGGAATCACGGATGCAGAGCTTGAGCAGCTTATTACTGATGCGATGTTGAAGAAGCCAGAAAAACACTTCTTTAACGAAAATGTTCACAATATTGAATTTAGACAAATGGTTCAACTTGGTGGTTAA
- a CDS encoding c-type cytochrome: protein MFSTKQTLVVASVTALFSGSVLAMSGSSDSNSAAGEKINGKYAANYAEIIKNADGKYLDSKVIEAILGKDATHGRDGLEGKLDPANPYSFEVDDSIDGGNHGNAQCKIPLAFTEVHESVAKNYHNDDYTARGFGTPIAEAALEKWNIVVDGDGKGLPDPSVGMTVDEGAKVYVQFCGMCHGEFGEGAKGYLPLAVEENLVTSDFYDPAPMKAVGNYWPYAATLFDYIRRTMPFWTPNAPYIGDAGYMGMTGYIMQSNYIPMDDEGTELEGDTFYNSEVLMKQNKYMKNQGNFFCDHRPVIHNERCMTNCPDAQVGNGKGDIHSYRQARKLPDGTPQYNVPQRMHEDKPGVGHAGM, encoded by the coding sequence ATGTTCAGTACTAAACAAACTTTAGTTGTAGCTTCTGTTACAGCATTATTCTCAGGTTCTGTACTTGCAATGTCTGGCTCTTCAGACAGCAACTCAGCAGCTGGTGAAAAAATTAATGGTAAATATGCAGCTAACTACGCTGAAATTATCAAAAACGCAGATGGTAAATATTTAGATTCTAAAGTTATCGAAGCGATTTTAGGTAAAGATGCAACTCATGGTCGTGATGGTCTTGAAGGTAAGTTAGACCCTGCTAACCCTTACTCTTTTGAGGTAGATGACAGCATCGATGGTGGTAACCACGGTAACGCTCAGTGTAAAATTCCTTTAGCTTTCACTGAAGTTCACGAAAGTGTTGCTAAAAACTATCACAATGACGACTATACTGCACGTGGATTTGGTACGCCAATCGCTGAAGCAGCACTTGAAAAGTGGAACATCGTTGTTGATGGTGACGGTAAAGGTCTTCCTGATCCTTCAGTTGGTATGACTGTAGATGAAGGTGCTAAGGTTTACGTTCAATTCTGTGGTATGTGTCACGGTGAATTTGGTGAAGGTGCTAAAGGTTACCTACCTCTAGCAGTTGAAGAAAACCTAGTTACTTCTGACTTCTACGATCCAGCACCTATGAAAGCAGTAGGTAACTACTGGCCATATGCTGCCACATTATTTGATTATATTCGTCGTACTATGCCTTTCTGGACTCCAAACGCACCTTATATTGGTGATGCTGGATATATGGGTATGACTGGTTATATCATGCAGTCTAACTATATCCCGATGGATGACGAAGGGACTGAGCTAGAAGGTGATACTTTCTATAACTCAGAAGTGTTGATGAAGCAGAACAAGTACATGAAGAACCAAGGTAACTTCTTCTGTGACCACCGTCCTGTTATTCATAACGAGCGTTGCATGACTAACTGTCCTGATGCGCAAGTTGGTAACGGTAAAGGTGATATTCACAGCTACCGTCAAGCACGTAAACTACCTGATGGTACTCCTCAGTATAACGTTCCACAACGTATGCATGAAGATAAGCCAGGTGTAGGTCACGCTGGAATGTAG
- the soxC gene encoding sulfite dehydrogenase → MTDQIVEKVAVQTEDSRNQGRRAFLKGSAAVAGGVMFTKAASAAEGAGYDAKKAVAPYAGKEEITTVLQDQAARKSLGFGVRKYPYGMPSPFEKEVQRRTLEWLTPDSMASITMTPLHQLHGIITPNGLHFERFHGGVPTINPDEHRLVIHGLVERPLIFTMDDLKRFPSVSRIHFVECPANGAMEWKGVQLNSVQWTHGMMSCVEYTGVRLSDLLKEAGIKPEGKWIIPEGADASGMARSLPVELAMDDCFIAYAQNGEALRREQGYPIRLVVPGCEANMWVKYLRRIQVHDVPMQHREETSKYTELMPDGTAQRFSWYMEANSVITYPSPDFKMQGPGKYYIRGLAWSGRGKVAHVDVSVDGGKNWKEAHFTSAVLDKAWTRFELEWEWDGKEAFLMSRVTDETGYVQPPMPQMRKIEGTNNVYHRTAMVTWRVHDWEDGKNGGMIENVQY, encoded by the coding sequence ATGACAGATCAAATCGTAGAAAAGGTTGCAGTTCAGACTGAAGATAGTCGCAACCAAGGTCGTCGTGCCTTTTTAAAAGGTAGCGCGGCTGTAGCTGGTGGTGTGATGTTCACTAAAGCAGCTAGTGCAGCAGAAGGTGCTGGTTATGATGCTAAGAAAGCAGTAGCCCCTTATGCTGGTAAAGAAGAAATTACAACTGTACTACAAGATCAGGCTGCACGTAAGTCACTTGGTTTTGGTGTTCGTAAGTACCCTTACGGTATGCCTTCTCCTTTCGAGAAAGAAGTTCAGCGTCGTACACTTGAGTGGTTAACTCCTGATTCAATGGCGTCTATCACTATGACTCCACTGCACCAGTTGCACGGTATCATCACTCCTAACGGTCTTCACTTTGAACGTTTCCACGGTGGTGTACCTACCATCAATCCTGATGAGCACCGTTTAGTAATTCACGGTCTTGTAGAACGTCCATTAATCTTCACTATGGATGATCTTAAGCGTTTCCCATCAGTTTCACGTATCCACTTCGTAGAGTGTCCTGCTAACGGCGCGATGGAATGGAAAGGTGTTCAGTTGAACTCTGTTCAGTGGACTCACGGTATGATGTCTTGTGTTGAATACACAGGTGTTCGTCTATCTGACCTATTGAAAGAAGCTGGTATCAAGCCAGAAGGTAAGTGGATCATTCCTGAAGGTGCGGATGCATCTGGTATGGCTCGTTCACTTCCTGTTGAATTAGCAATGGATGACTGTTTTATCGCTTACGCTCAGAATGGTGAAGCGTTACGTCGTGAACAGGGTTACCCAATTCGTTTAGTTGTTCCTGGTTGCGAAGCGAACATGTGGGTTAAATACCTACGTCGTATCCAAGTTCATGATGTGCCTATGCAACACCGTGAAGAAACTTCTAAATATACTGAGCTTATGCCTGATGGAACTGCACAGCGTTTCTCATGGTACATGGAAGCAAACTCAGTAATTACTTACCCATCTCCTGACTTTAAAATGCAAGGTCCTGGTAAATACTACATTCGTGGTTTAGCTTGGTCTGGTCGTGGTAAAGTTGCTCACGTTGACGTTTCTGTTGACGGTGGTAAAAACTGGAAAGAAGCTCACTTTACTTCTGCTGTTCTTGATAAAGCTTGGACTCGTTTCGAACTTGAATGGGAATGGGATGGTAAAGAAGCGTTCCTAATGAGCCGCGTTACTGATGAAACAGGTTATGTACAACCTCCTATGCCTCAAATGCGTAAGATTGAAGGTACTAACAACGTTTATCACCGTACAGCAATGGTTACATGGCGTGTACACGATTGGGAAGATGGTAAAAACGGAGGCATGATCGAAAATGTTCAGTACTAA
- the hemB gene encoding porphobilinogen synthase: protein MIDRQFPITRMRRMRKDDFSRRLMRENVLTTNDLILPMFVIEGHNSREPVKSMPGVERLSIDLLVAEAKEIHALGIPMIALFPVTPPEAKSLTAEEAYNPEGLAQRAVRAVKAACPELGVMTDVALDPFTTHGQDGIIDENGYVLNDDTIDALMLQALSHAEAGADVIGPSDMMDGRIIEIRELLEEHGHINTRIMAYSAKYASSYYGPFRDAVGSAGNLGSGNKYTYQMDPANRNEALHEASLDLNEGADMVMVKPGIPYLDIVRDIKNEFKAPTYVYHVSGEYAMLKAAAQNGWIDEKPVVLETLLSCKRAGADGILTYYAKLAAIWLKEAQQD from the coding sequence ATGATTGATCGCCAATTCCCCATCACCCGCATGCGTCGTATGCGTAAAGATGACTTTTCACGCCGTTTAATGCGCGAAAACGTACTGACAACCAATGACTTAATTTTGCCTATGTTCGTTATAGAAGGCCACAATAGCCGTGAACCCGTAAAATCTATGCCAGGAGTTGAGCGTCTGAGTATAGACCTTTTGGTGGCAGAAGCCAAAGAGATTCATGCTTTAGGCATTCCAATGATTGCCCTTTTCCCTGTCACGCCTCCAGAGGCCAAATCTCTAACTGCAGAAGAAGCCTACAACCCAGAAGGTTTGGCCCAACGTGCTGTACGAGCAGTCAAAGCGGCCTGTCCTGAATTAGGCGTAATGACCGACGTGGCTTTAGACCCATTCACTACGCATGGCCAAGACGGCATTATTGATGAAAATGGTTATGTATTGAATGATGACACGATTGATGCACTTATGTTGCAAGCCCTGTCCCATGCCGAAGCAGGGGCTGATGTGATCGGACCTTCAGATATGATGGATGGCCGTATCATTGAAATCCGTGAACTGCTTGAAGAACACGGACATATTAATACCCGTATTATGGCTTACTCGGCTAAGTACGCCTCCTCTTATTATGGACCTTTCCGTGATGCGGTCGGTTCTGCGGGCAACTTGGGCTCTGGTAATAAATACACATACCAGATGGATCCTGCCAATCGCAATGAAGCTTTACATGAAGCCTCCCTAGATTTAAATGAAGGCGCAGATATGGTGATGGTAAAACCAGGTATTCCTTATTTAGATATTGTGCGTGACATTAAAAACGAATTTAAAGCGCCCACCTACGTTTATCATGTGAGCGGTGAATATGCGATGTTAAAAGCCGCAGCCCAAAATGGTTGGATTGATGAAAAACCCGTGGTACTTGAAACGCTACTCAGCTGTAAACGAGCTGGTGCAGATGGTATTTTGACCTATTACGCCAAACTGGCCGCCATTTGGTTAAAAGAAGCTCAACAGGATTAA
- the aroE gene encoding shikimate dehydrogenase produces MTDKYAVVGCPIGHSKSPLIHRLFAEQTQQDMVYEAILIDPEESSFNWAMADLKNQGYKGINITVPYKLDAFEYADTLTERAQNAHAINTFSFNTDGTVSGDNTDGIGLINDIEINGQCLFKDKKVLILGAGGAVQGILEPLLEKLPGLVHIANRTAKRAQILGERFETSVPISSSGWEDIPTQTFDIIINGTSASLEGKLPPISNTLIGEDSLVYDMMYGAKPTVFMNWAKQAQPNCQTMDGLGMLVGQAAEAFYIWRGVRPETANVIKEVRETIS; encoded by the coding sequence ATGACAGATAAATATGCCGTTGTTGGCTGCCCGATTGGTCATTCCAAGTCACCGCTGATTCATCGGCTCTTTGCCGAACAAACCCAACAAGACATGGTGTATGAGGCCATTTTAATTGACCCAGAAGAGAGTTCATTTAACTGGGCAATGGCGGATTTAAAAAACCAAGGTTATAAAGGTATCAATATTACCGTGCCATATAAACTTGATGCTTTTGAATACGCCGACACACTAACCGAACGTGCTCAAAATGCACATGCCATCAACACCTTTAGCTTCAATACGGATGGAACGGTTTCTGGTGACAATACCGATGGCATCGGTTTAATCAATGATATTGAAATCAATGGCCAATGTTTATTTAAAGACAAAAAAGTACTGATTCTTGGTGCTGGAGGCGCTGTTCAAGGTATTTTAGAACCGCTTTTAGAGAAGTTACCAGGCCTGGTACATATTGCCAATCGAACCGCCAAAAGAGCTCAAATATTGGGGGAACGTTTTGAAACTTCTGTGCCAATCAGCTCAAGTGGGTGGGAGGATATTCCTACACAGACTTTTGATATTATCATCAATGGCACTTCTGCTAGCTTAGAAGGTAAGTTACCGCCTATCTCAAATACATTAATTGGTGAAGACAGCTTGGTTTACGACATGATGTATGGTGCCAAGCCGACTGTATTTATGAACTGGGCAAAACAAGCTCAACCGAATTGCCAAACCATGGATGGTTTAGGCATGTTAGTGGGTCAAGCGGCTGAAGCGTTTTACATTTGGCGTGGCGTTCGTCCTGAAACGGCTAACGTAATTAAAGAAGTGAGAGAAACAATCTCCTAA
- a CDS encoding gamma carbonic anhydrase family protein, with protein MAIRRYKSFIPQVAQTAWVDECAVVIGRTVLSEEVGIWPNATLRGDVNDIVIGARSNIQDGAVVHTTHESDISKGSKCIVGKDVTVGHNAVLHGCIIEDECLIGMGAVVLDNAVVQKHVLVGANSLVPPGKVLESGYLYVGSPVKQARPLTDKEIAFFKYSAAHYVKLKNEYQAQEVD; from the coding sequence ATGGCAATTAGAAGATACAAGTCATTTATACCGCAAGTTGCGCAAACGGCCTGGGTGGATGAGTGTGCCGTTGTCATTGGTAGAACGGTTTTAAGTGAAGAGGTTGGAATTTGGCCTAATGCGACTTTACGGGGTGATGTAAACGACATTGTGATTGGTGCACGGTCTAATATTCAAGATGGTGCAGTGGTGCATACTACGCATGAGAGCGATATATCAAAGGGTTCAAAATGTATAGTTGGTAAAGATGTGACCGTAGGGCATAACGCTGTTTTACATGGCTGTATTATTGAGGATGAATGTTTGATTGGTATGGGGGCAGTTGTTTTAGATAATGCGGTAGTTCAAAAGCATGTTTTGGTAGGGGCAAACAGTTTAGTGCCGCCTGGTAAAGTTTTGGAAAGCGGTTATCTTTACGTGGGTTCGCCTGTGAAACAGGCACGCCCATTAACCGATAAAGAGATTGCCTTTTTTAAATATTCTGCGGCACACTATGTGAAACTAAAGAATGAATATCAAGCACAAGAAGTAGATTAG
- a CDS encoding PilZ domain-containing protein, which translates to MTTTNSEKRRHVRFPSSRPVLMIVNNKSIYAVMTDFSRHGIGFTTIEKPDIHSRIEVHFDIPNTDLPNAIKPFQFKAEVKHCINCGQESHIGVRLELPSEEYLRLFDALSAA; encoded by the coding sequence ATGACAACAACAAACTCTGAAAAACGCCGACATGTGCGATTCCCATCAAGCCGACCTGTTTTAATGATTGTCAATAACAAAAGCATCTATGCGGTTATGACCGACTTTTCACGCCACGGGATTGGATTTACCACAATTGAAAAACCCGATATTCATAGTCGAATAGAAGTTCACTTTGATATCCCAAATACTGACCTACCCAACGCCATAAAACCCTTTCAATTTAAGGCCGAAGTAAAACACTGTATAAATTGTGGTCAAGAAAGTCATATTGGGGTGCGTTTAGAACTACCTAGTGAAGAGTACTTGAGATTATTTGATGCATTGTCTGCAGCGTAG
- a CDS encoding PilZ domain-containing protein, with product MKSTNKSLLQPRKKPSQDYIDRRREARLPAHLPSILIQQGQTIYTTIINLSSTGIGFLSAVPLGTDEQVEINFERKTVNTMVPVNLKVHVHSCKEVDFEYYIGGSITKNSLEYKKFFETVDESSIEAE from the coding sequence ATGAAAAGCACTAATAAAAGCTTATTACAACCTAGAAAAAAGCCCTCTCAAGATTATATAGACCGCCGTCGAGAAGCCAGACTGCCAGCGCACCTCCCCTCTATTCTTATTCAACAAGGTCAAACAATATATACAACCATTATCAACCTATCTTCAACGGGGATTGGTTTTCTTTCTGCCGTGCCGCTTGGTACCGATGAACAAGTGGAAATTAATTTTGAACGAAAAACGGTGAACACCATGGTTCCTGTTAACTTAAAAGTTCACGTTCACTCTTGTAAAGAGGTCGATTTCGAATATTACATTGGTGGGAGCATCACAAAAAACTCATTGGAATATAAAAAGTTTTTTGAAACGGTTGACGAATCATCCATAGAAGCAGAATAG
- the gorA gene encoding glutathione-disulfide reductase, whose product MSFDYDVIAIGAGSGGLSIVERAAEYGKKCAVVEAKKLGGTCVNIGCVPKKVMWFGAHIAEALRDAPDFGFDVEQKGFDWATLVEKREQYISNITTWYGGYMSDKGVDVLTGWGSLVDKNTVLVDGKTYTAETIVIAPGGTPLIPQETENANLGINSDGFFALKEQPKKVAVVGSGYIAVELAGVFQALGTDTTLISRKDLVLRGFDDMIRETLTDAMLESGITKEYHFAVKKLERAEDGTLTIYSTDGQKIEGFDQVVWAVGRTTLIEPLALENAGLSANGKGFIDVDENHKTAVDNIYAIGDVTGQPQLTPVAIRAGRYLAERLYNNKPHLKLDLSSVPTVIFSHPPVGTVGLAEHDARTEYGHDNVKVYTSSFTPMRYAFTQHQIKTALKLVVAGEDEKVVGIHIVGDGADEMLQGFAVAVQMGATKADLDATIAIHPSSSEELVTMR is encoded by the coding sequence ATGAGTTTTGATTATGATGTAATTGCAATTGGCGCAGGAAGTGGCGGTTTATCAATTGTAGAACGTGCCGCAGAATACGGTAAAAAATGTGCGGTGGTTGAAGCCAAAAAGTTAGGCGGAACTTGTGTCAATATTGGTTGTGTACCTAAAAAAGTGATGTGGTTTGGTGCACACATTGCCGAAGCTTTGCGTGACGCTCCAGACTTTGGGTTTGATGTTGAGCAAAAAGGTTTTGATTGGGCAACGCTAGTGGAAAAACGTGAACAGTACATTAGCAATATCACCACTTGGTATGGTGGTTATATGTCTGATAAAGGGGTGGATGTATTAACTGGCTGGGGAAGTTTGGTTGATAAAAATACCGTTTTGGTTGATGGCAAAACCTATACCGCAGAAACCATTGTGATTGCACCTGGTGGCACACCATTAATTCCTCAAGAAACAGAAAATGCCAATTTAGGCATTAATTCTGATGGTTTTTTTGCCTTAAAAGAACAGCCTAAAAAAGTAGCCGTTGTGGGCAGTGGTTACATTGCCGTTGAACTTGCTGGTGTGTTTCAAGCATTAGGCACAGACACCACATTGATTAGCCGTAAAGATTTAGTATTACGTGGCTTTGATGACATGATTCGTGAAACACTTACCGATGCCATGTTAGAAAGTGGAATCACTAAAGAGTACCACTTTGCTGTTAAAAAGCTTGAACGTGCTGAAGACGGCACCTTAACAATTTACAGTACAGATGGCCAAAAGATTGAAGGTTTTGATCAGGTTGTTTGGGCCGTTGGTCGTACCACTTTAATTGAGCCTTTAGCATTAGAAAACGCAGGCCTTTCTGCAAATGGTAAAGGCTTTATTGATGTGGATGAAAATCACAAAACGGCGGTTGATAATATCTATGCGATTGGTGATGTAACAGGTCAACCGCAATTAACGCCAGTAGCGATTCGTGCAGGTCGTTATTTAGCAGAACGTTTATATAATAATAAACCGCACCTAAAGTTAGATTTAAGCTCTGTGCCTACGGTGATTTTTTCGCATCCGCCAGTGGGTACCGTTGGTTTGGCTGAGCACGATGCCAGAACAGAATATGGGCATGATAATGTAAAAGTCTATACCTCTTCATTTACGCCAATGCGTTACGCTTTTACTCAGCACCAGATTAAAACCGCATTAAAGTTGGTGGTAGCGGGTGAAGATGAAAAAGTGGTGGGTATTCACATTGTGGGTGATGGTGCAGACGAAATGTTACAAGGCTTTGCTGTCGCTGTACAAATGGGCGCAACGAAAGCCGATTTAGATGCCACGATTGCAATACACCCATCGAGCTCAGAAGAGTTGGTGACTATGCGTTAA
- a CDS encoding glutathione peroxidase gives MALVNKEGQKVPAVTFRTRQNDEWVNVTSDDLFAGKTVAVFSLPGAFTPTCSSSHLPRFNELAAVFKANGVDSIVCMSVNDTFVMNAWAEDQECDNVMLIPDGNGEFSDGMGMLVDKTDIGFGMRSWRYSMVVKDGVIDKMFIEPEVEGDPFEVSDADTMLAYINPEAKPPRVATIFTKPGCPFCKKAKAMLTENGISYEEITISNHGPSSKTLRAVAQASTVPQVFIEGEHIGGSDDLEVFLAK, from the coding sequence ATGGCATTAGTAAATAAAGAAGGTCAAAAAGTACCAGCAGTCACATTCCGTACTCGTCAAAACGACGAATGGGTAAACGTAACTTCTGATGACTTATTTGCAGGTAAAACCGTTGCAGTATTTTCGCTTCCAGGTGCATTTACCCCTACGTGCTCATCTAGCCATTTACCGCGTTTTAACGAGCTAGCGGCTGTGTTTAAAGCAAACGGAGTTGATAGTATTGTTTGTATGTCAGTGAATGACACTTTCGTTATGAACGCTTGGGCTGAAGACCAAGAGTGTGATAACGTGATGCTTATCCCCGATGGTAACGGTGAGTTTTCTGATGGTATGGGCATGTTAGTAGACAAAACAGATATTGGTTTTGGTATGCGTTCATGGCGTTATTCAATGGTGGTTAAAGATGGCGTAATCGATAAAATGTTTATCGAGCCAGAAGTAGAAGGCGACCCATTTGAAGTATCTGATGCGGATACCATGCTTGCTTATATTAACCCAGAAGCCAAGCCACCACGCGTTGCAACAATCTTTACTAAGCCTGGTTGCCCATTCTGTAAAAAAGCGAAAGCGATGTTGACAGAAAATGGGATTTCTTATGAAGAAATTACCATTTCTAACCACGGTCCAAGTTCTAAAACATTACGTGCGGTTGCTCAGGCAAGCACAGTGCCACAAGTATTCATCGAAGGTGAACACATTGGTGGTTCTGATGATTTAGAAGTGTTTTTAGCTAAGTAA
- a CDS encoding response regulator transcription factor: MQLNILLVEDNLDLANTLIDFFELESIICDHAFNGKIGQHLALINQYDVILLDINLPGMNGLEVCQSLRLSGIEIPILMLTAQNGLSDKLIGFEKGADDYLIKPFEILELIARVRVLAKRRSGATQKLTIGALEMDIASHQVSMNSQILKISPTEWIILEKLMRASPQAVSKQELIRAVWGEESPPTDNLKVHIHHLRKEIEQQSALPIIQTVAGYGFLIPAPQEKNA; the protein is encoded by the coding sequence ATGCAGTTAAATATACTATTAGTAGAAGACAATTTAGACTTAGCCAATACCTTAATCGATTTCTTTGAGCTAGAGTCCATTATTTGCGACCACGCATTTAATGGCAAGATTGGTCAACATTTGGCCTTAATCAATCAATACGACGTGATTCTATTAGATATAAACCTACCTGGAATGAATGGCTTAGAGGTTTGCCAATCACTTCGTTTAAGTGGCATAGAAATCCCAATTTTAATGCTCACGGCGCAGAATGGTCTTTCTGACAAACTCATTGGTTTTGAAAAAGGGGCGGATGATTATCTGATTAAACCCTTTGAAATATTAGAACTGATTGCAAGAGTACGAGTACTGGCTAAACGTCGTAGTGGCGCAACACAAAAATTGACGATTGGTGCTTTAGAAATGGACATAGCAAGCCACCAAGTTTCTATGAATTCACAGATTTTAAAAATCTCACCTACGGAATGGATTATCTTAGAAAAGCTCATGCGAGCTAGCCCGCAAGCGGTTTCAAAACAAGAATTAATTAGAGCTGTCTGGGGAGAAGAGTCACCGCCAACGGACAATCTTAAAGTACATATACATCATTTACGCAAAGAGATTGAACAACAATCGGCCTTACCTATAATACAAACTGTAGCAGGGTATGGTTTTCTTATTCCAGCACCACAAGAGAAAAACGCATGA
- a CDS encoding HAMP domain-containing sensor histidine kinase, with amino-acid sequence MKFSASLKFYFIGIMVVIGISLLLGYFVLGNRLFMQGMDTVMLSNMQKAVEAYQKGADANNQPWSLNNDFVIEKHWEDLPQNYQQTFQKPEKTNTLYKIKITPKNESRASEVYFMVHVDYADLPNVFVGRKLKLSQAPRLGIDYADRSRTILNLTLAFLAVALAFLLFFILKSIGRPVEELGLWAKKLDPYSLKKPAPSFRYKELNQLAELIQNSLNNTLETIEREERFLKHASHELRTPIAVIRNNVELLQRLHPTPSQAEQAVLNRLYRAGLTMTDLTNTLLWMSHEKDHEIPQSQFRLDLLITDLNESLTYLVANKSIKILSDVHDFEIKLAQIPCQIVISNLLRNAFEHTWSGVISIEQKANQLTIKNPIDSLNAENKLGFGLGTALVKQLCDQFNWQLSFVKTENQHFVRVIFNSASSISSRPGKQDGKNHV; translated from the coding sequence ATGAAATTTAGTGCCAGCCTAAAATTTTACTTTATTGGCATAATGGTTGTTATTGGTATATCCCTTTTATTAGGTTACTTTGTATTGGGAAATCGTCTTTTTATGCAAGGCATGGATACGGTGATGCTTAGCAATATGCAAAAAGCCGTAGAAGCATACCAAAAAGGCGCTGATGCCAATAACCAACCATGGTCTTTAAATAATGATTTTGTGATTGAAAAACACTGGGAAGACTTACCCCAAAACTACCAACAGACTTTTCAAAAACCTGAAAAAACAAACACACTTTATAAAATAAAAATCACACCAAAAAATGAATCCCGTGCTAGCGAAGTCTATTTTATGGTGCACGTGGATTACGCTGACCTTCCCAATGTATTTGTTGGTCGTAAACTTAAACTTTCTCAAGCACCAAGGCTTGGGATAGATTATGCCGATCGCTCTCGAACCATCTTAAACTTAACACTGGCTTTTTTAGCTGTGGCATTGGCATTTTTACTGTTTTTTATTTTAAAAAGCATTGGTCGTCCCGTTGAAGAACTGGGTTTATGGGCCAAAAAGTTAGATCCCTACTCTCTTAAAAAACCCGCACCATCTTTTCGCTATAAAGAACTTAATCAACTGGCTGAATTAATACAAAATAGTTTAAACAACACCCTTGAAACCATTGAGCGGGAAGAAAGGTTTTTAAAACACGCCAGTCATGAACTGCGTACACCTATTGCCGTTATTCGCAATAATGTTGAATTATTACAACGTTTACACCCAACTCCTTCTCAAGCCGAACAAGCGGTTTTAAACCGTTTGTACCGTGCAGGTTTGACCATGACGGATTTAACCAATACCTTATTATGGATGAGCCATGAAAAAGATCACGAAATTCCACAAAGCCAATTTAGACTTGATCTTCTTATCACTGATTTAAATGAATCTTTAACGTATTTAGTTGCGAATAAATCCATTAAGATTCTTTCAGATGTTCATGACTTTGAAATAAAACTAGCTCAAATACCTTGTCAAATTGTCATTAGCAACTTACTAAGAAACGCTTTTGAACACACTTGGTCAGGTGTAATATCGATTGAACAAAAAGCCAATCAATTAACCATTAAAAACCCTATTGATTCACTTAATGCAGAAAACAAATTGGGCTTTGGATTAGGTACTGCTTTGGTAAAACAGCTATGTGACCAATTTAATTGGCAACTCTCTTTTGTAAAAACCGAAAACCAACATTTTGTTCGTGTTATTTTTAATTCAGCCTCTTCAATTTCTAGCAGGCCTGGTAAACAGGATGGAAAAAACCATGTTTAA